From one Perca flavescens isolate YP-PL-M2 chromosome 19, PFLA_1.0, whole genome shotgun sequence genomic stretch:
- the LOC114573996 gene encoding equilibrative nucleoside transporter 2, producing MKGRTDAPQDRGCLVGICFFFLGLGTLLPWNFFMTASLYFQGRLNTTEWSNGTTVVRKEYYFNNWMTLLSQLPLLVFTLLNSFLYQRISAAMRIAGSLVFILLLFIFTAVLVKVPMEEDRFFSITMATIWFINSFGAVLQGSLFGLVGLLPQKYSTVFMSGQGLAGTFAAIAMLLAIASDADSETAALGYFITPCVGTLVTLFSYLLLPRLEFAQYYLNKGSKYEANATDELLKERSTVENGKLNGHANGTVTSSTTKDGGAAEAEGDPSPDGPEHAFLSMEQVEKGQAKASVLEVFKKIWVMAFCVTFVFTVTLSVFPAVTADVKTRFPGKWDRFFISVCCFLIFNINDWFGRTITTLIRWPRKESRLFPALVVSRVVFVPLLMLCNVQGRSFLPVYFSHDAAFSVIMALFSLSSGYFVCLSMSYAPQLVEPKDAETAGALMTFFLALGLSIGAALSFPLRALV from the exons ATGAAGGGACGGACCGATGCTCCTCAGGACCG GGGCTGCCTGGTGGGGATCTGTTTCTTCTTTCTGGGCCTGGGAACGTTGCTCCCATGGAACTTCTTCATGACTGCCTCATTG TATTTCCAAGGTCGCCTAAACACGACAGAATGGAGCAACGGCACCACGGTGGTCCGCAAGGAGTACTACTTCAACAACTGGATGACCCTGCTGTCCCAGCTGCCTCTGCTGGTGTTCACCCTGCTCAACTCCTTCCTCTACCAGAG GATATCGGCGGCGATGCGCATTGCAGGCAGCCTGGTTTTTATCCTGCTGCTCTTCATCTTCACAGCAGTGCTGGTTAAAGTGCCCATGGAGGAAGACCGCTTCTTCTCTATCACCATGGCTACTATCTGGTTTATCAACT CGTTTGGCGCCGTGCTGCAGGGCAGTCTGTTTGGCCTGGTAGGTCTGCTGCCTCAGAAGTACAGCACCGTCTTCATGAGCGGCCAGGGCCTCGCCGGGACTTTCGCTGCCATCGCCATGCTCCTCGCCATAGCCA GCGATGCCGACTCTGAGACGGCAGCGTTGGGCTACTTCATCACGCCGTGTGTGGGCACGCTGGTCACACTCTTCAGCTACCTGCTGCTGCCCCGCCTG GAGTTTGCCCAGTATTATCTGAACAAAGGCAGCAAGTATGAGGCAAACGCCACAGACGAGTTGCTGAAAG AGAGAAGCACAGTGGAGAACGGCAAGCTGAATGGCCACGCTAACGGCACAGTGACCAGCAGCACAACCAAGGACGGTGGTGCAGCCGAGGCTGAGGGAGACCCCAGTCCGGACGGACCAGAGCACGCCTTCCTGTCAATGGAGCAGGTGGAGAAGGGACAAGCTAAGGCCTCGGTCTTAGAGGTCTTCAAAAAG atCTGGGTGATGGCGTTCTGCGTGACGTTTGTGTTCACAGTCACTCTGTCCGTCTTCCCTGCTGTCACTGCAGATGTCAAGACCAGATTCCCAGGGAAATGGG ACCGTTTCTTCATCTCCGTGTGCTGCTTCTTGATTTTCAACATCAACGACTGGTTCGGTCGGACCATCACCACCTTGATACGTTGG CCCCGTAAAGAGTCTCGGCTGTTCCCGGCGCTGGTCGTCTCCAGGGTGGTGTTCGTCCCTCTGCTGATGCTCTGCAACGTTCAGGGTCGCTCCTTCCTCCCCGTCTACTTCAGCCACGACGCTGCTTTCTCTGTCATCATGGCTCTCTTCTCCCTGTCCAGTGGCTACTTCGTCTGCCTTTCCATGTCCTACGCACCACA GTTGGTGGAGCCGAAGGACGCGGAGACTGCCGGAGCCCTGATGACTTTCTTCCTAGCACTGGGTCTGTCCATAGGAGCCGCCCTGTCCTTCCCTCTCCGAGCTTTGGtctag